A segment of the Agarivorans albus genome:
GCTTAGCCACAATTTTTAGTACTTGGTCACCGAGTACGTGGCCGTAATTGTCGTTAAAGGCTTTAAAGTGATCGATATCGGCCAGAATAATGCACAAACCTTCTGGGCTTGAATCGAACAAGTCTTTAAAATCTGCATCAAAGGCGCGTCTATTCAAGGCGCCAGTAAGCGCATCGTAGAGAGCTTCTTTCTCGGTTTCTTTAAGTTGATTCTTTAGGTTCTCGATTTCAGCTTGGGCTTTGCCTAACTGAGAGTTGAAAAAGTCGGTGCTTTGTCGAATGCTGGCGGCGTCGTCAATCAGATTACGAACTAAGCCAAGCACTTGCTCTAGGGGAATGCCGTCTTCTTCAATGCGATTTAATTTGGCGAAGTTCTTATCTATGCTGGATTGGAAGGCGTTGGTATCTGAGCCGGTATCGGTCATGGTTTGTGACAGCTCGGTGGCCATGGCTTCTAGGCTATGGCGCATGCTTTTCACATCTAATTCTTCTTGGCTAGCAATATGATTTTGATAAAGGATTTGGCTGCTAGTAGTGGGAACGGTGTCGTATTCGCTAATGATTTCGTCAATGGCTGCATTTAGCTCAGGGTTTTGATCATCAACGTACAAATACCATAAGGCATAGTTGCTAGGTGTGGCAGGAATTTGATGCTTCATCATCAAAGGCACTGCCTTTTTTAAATTTAGGGTCGCTTTTTTTAAAATTTTATCGCTCATATGAGCTCCATCGATACTCGTTGCTTAACGCCATTCGCAGCCTGCTTATTTGGCGTTGTAAACAATACGGCTTTTGTTAATCAATAATGAACCAACAGGAGCCGAGTAAGCTCCTTCATTCGAGGTTATCAAACTTACTATGAAGCCTCGGGACACTGGTAAACATGTGCGCTAACTAACTCTGGCTCTGCTGTGGTTAAAGGAATCAGTTGCACTGCATTACCTTTAAGGCTAATAACCCGCTGGCTTAACTCTTGTTTGCCGCTATCGCTGTCTAAACTTTGCGGGTCTACGTTAAATACCCCTAGAATATTACAATCAACCACATCGGTTGATTTCTCGGTAATCATCACACCTTGGTTTTGTTCAGGAGCAGAGCTTGAACAAGCTCCCAGTAAGGCAATGGCGCTGGCAACAAGGAGAGTTTTTTTCATCGCGATTCCTACAATTTCAACGAATTAGTAAATAAAGGATATTTTTCTTATCAATAGCTTAGTAAATTTTGCTCAGCTATGAAAACAATTTGCTGCTTAATTGTTGTTTGTGTTGTTCAAGGGAGAAAATGGCCCAGCCTAAAATCCCAATTTGTAACTTGCTGAGCTAATGAAAAGCAAAAAAAAGCCCAGTTGAGTAACTGGGCTTTATCGATTTTAAACTTGCTTACTTGCCAATTAAGATGCGCAACATACGGCGTAGCGGTTCTGCTGCGCCCCATAGCAATTGATCACCCACTGTGAAGGCCGAAATGTATTCGGGGCCCATGGTGAGCTTACGGATACGACCAACCGGAACACTAAGTGTGCCAGTTACTTTGGTTGGAGTAAGTTCTTGAGCTGATAATTCGCGATCGTTTGGAATCACTTTTACCCAATCATTGTGAGCGGCTAAAATTTCTTCAATCTCGGCCACTGGAATGTCTTTTTTCAGCTTAATGGTAAGCGCTTGGCTGTGACAACGCATAGCGCCAATGCGCACACATATCCCGTCGATAGGGGTTTGTTGATCGCTGGTGCCAAGAATTTTGTTCGCTTCTACTTGCGCCTTCCATTCTTCTTTACTTTGACCACTGGCTAGTGGCACGTCAATCCAAGGGATTAAGCTGCCAGCTAACGGTACGCCAAATTGATCGGTAGGGAAGTCGTCACTACGCATTTTTTCGGCCACTTTGCGGTCGATATCAAGAATGGCAGATGCTGGATCGGCTAACTCTGTGGCTACATCGTCACGAATCTCGCCCATTTGGCTGATTAATTCACGCATGTTACGCGCACCAGCACCAGAAGCTGCTTGGTAGGTCATTGGGCTAACCCATTCGATAAGGTCTTTTTCGAACAATCCGCCAATGGCCATTAATAACAATGAAACGGTACAGTTACCGCCTACATAGGTTTTTACACCCTTGCTTAAGGCTTGGTCAATCACGTCACGGTTTACTGGGTCTAATACAATAACTGCATCATCTTCCATACGAAGTGCTGATGCTGCATCAATCCAGTACCCGTCCCAACCACTTTCGCGTAGTTTAGGGTAAACGTCTTTGGTGTAATCACCACCCTGACAGGTGATAATGGTGTCCATGGTTTTTAGGCTGTCGATATCGAAGGCATCTTGCAAGATGGTTTCGCCGGTGCCAACATCTGGACCTGCAATACCTACTTGAGAAGTACTAAAAAAAACCGGAGCTATGTGGGCAAAATCGCTCTCTTCGCGCATACGCTGCATTAACACGGAACCCACCATGCCGCGCCAACCAACCAAACCTACTTTCATGGTCCGTTTACATCCTTTATTTTATGATCTTTGTGTTTGCTGTTTGGCTAAACAAGTGCGTTTAGCCAATCTTTGAGATTACCATTGGCAAGCCTTTAACACTAGCGCTTATCAAAGAAAATTGAGCGCTTTTCGACCACTATTTGCGCAGATGATTGCAGCGCTATTTAGCGTGGGCTAGTTGGAAAGTTAACCACTTTGGGAGATTGGCGCTGATCTTCGCTAATGTTTATGTTGCGGCTGCGGCGCTTTCCTTGTGAATAGCGGTCGTAGCAAGCATCGGTAATGCCCATTTCTTGGCAAAATTGTACGAAGCTGGCAAAGTCCTTACCGCTAAAGGCGTTGTCACTGCGGGTGAGTTGGCTGTCGATGTAGGCTTGGGTGCCGTTAAAGTTTATATTGGCGCAGGCATCATAGGGTTGCCCATATTCACTTACTCGGATAGCGCGCACCATTTTTATTTCGAAAATCCAATCGCCAATTCTTAAACAACGTTGATCAAACTGTTCCATTTTGATTCCTTTAGCTAAATAATTTGGCGAGATAATAAGAAGTCGCTCACCCTAAACCTTGTGAGCTACAGCACAAATTAAGCCAAAAATTTAGCACTTAAAAATCAAAGCCTTAGTTATAGAGGTGATAAAAAGTGTCGCTGATTAGCGACAGTGGTGGGAAAATTTGCGGTTTAAATCTAGCCTACTAGCAACAAAAGTTTACACTTGTACCTTAAATCAGAGACTTAGCTTGGTTATTCATCATATGTAATAACTGTCTCTGATTGGCGACAGTGGGATTTTTGTGCATCTCTGGCATTATAGTCCGCTGTTTGGATTGTTGTTCCTCGCTAGGGATAGTTGTTTGATTAATTTTCGCGTGCTGGCCTCTATTCGCCGGCTTAGCTTTTGGGCCTTAGCCACCTTGGGGTTGCCCTTACTACTTAGTTTATTGCTTGCCTCTTATTATTTGCAACAAGTGTCTATGCAAGGCCAGCAAACCGCGTTTTTGTCGGCGCAAGTGGTGTCGGCAAGTAAACGTTTAGATGAGTCTTTATTAGATTTAGAACGCAGTGCACGGCAATTTAGAGTTCTTGCCGATGAAAATCGTTTAAAGCTTTATCAGCGCCAGTGGCAACGGGTATCTAAAGGTTTGTTTGAGCTGCGTACTGGCACTGAAGATAAAGAGCTATTGCAGATTGTTTATGAATTAGAGCAGCAACTGCAATCTTTAAGTGAGCTAATGGAGAGCCCTCAAGCCCTACAAAGAGTGGCTCTAAATATACAATTTAAGCGCTTTGCTAGCTTAAGTCATCGCTTTGACCAACGCAGTCAAAGTTTAATTAATGAACTGGCTATGGCTTTGCAAGATACTACGCAACAGGCGCAGCAACGTTTGTTGTTTAGCATGATAAGCCTGCCTTTTGCCTTGGCCGCGGCGGTATTGCTGGTATTGGTGATTACTCGGCCCTTGCAACAGTTACGGCCACAAATTGCTCGTTTAAAGTCGGGCGAATTTGATCAAGCCATTAAGGTAAGTGGGGCTACCGAAGTGATGGCGATTGCCGATGCCTTGGATGATATGCGTTTAAGGCTATTGAGTTTAGAGCAGCAAAAAACCGCTTTTATTCGACATATTTCGCATGAGCTAAAAACTCCGTTGGCGGCTATTCGTGAAGGCAACGAACTGCTCTATGACAATAGTGCAGGGCCTCTTAACGCTCAGCAGCAGGAAATTACCGAAATACTGCGCGATAGCAGTTTGCGCTTGCAGCAGTTGATTGAAGCCTTGCTGGATTTTAACTTGCTGTTGGATACCCCTGGTGAACAAGTTCATCACCCAGTGGACTTAAAGCCACTTATAGAAAAAGTGTTGGCAAGCCATCGCTTGAGCCTGTCTAGCCGCGGCTTAAACCCTAAGATAGAGTTGGGAGAGAGTTGTGTGATGGCCAACCAAGAGCAGCTCCGGGTGATAGTCGATAATCTATTGTCGAACGCAATCAAGTTCTCGCCACAAGCTGGGGTGATAAAACTAGGCTCGTTTGCCACGGTAAACGGGGTAAGTTTATATATTGATGACGAAGGTGAAGGCATTGAAGATGAGCTACAGCAACGGATCTTCCAACCCTTCGTTCAAGGAAAAACCGCTAAAGATCCGCGTTTAAAAGGCAGCGGTTTAGGTTTAACCATTGCCAAAGAGTTAGTTGAACGGCAACACGCCAGTTTGCGTTATCAGCGCTTAGAACAAGGCAGTCGATTTGTCGTAGAAGGTTTACAAGGAAGCGAGTTAGATGAAAGTTAAATTGTACGTAATGCTGCTTAGTATGGTAACGCTAATGCTTAGCGGTTGTGAGTTAACACGCCCCAATCAACCAGTGGTGCCTGTTAGCGACGCTCAGCAACTTGAGTTGGGTAAGTTTGACCCAGCAGCCTATTATTTAAACCTTGAAAGCCTTAGTGAAGATCAAATATTCAACGAGTTAGAGCTGTTATTACTGGATCCGCAGCAGGGTAATAATGGTATTAAACTTGGCCTAATATATGCCTATAAGAAGTCACCAGTGAAGAATCCGCACCGCGCTCATGCGCTGTTTAATAAGGCTTTAGCTAGCGAGCAAGTGTTTGCCCAACGTGGCATGCTGGTGGCTTTAAACGACCAAATTGCGGATAGCTTGCGTTGGTTACATAAATACGAAGATCTCGCTTCTACCCAGCAGCAGCAAGAAGATTTACTGCAGCAGCAAATTGGGGCATTAAAAATGCAGCTAGATGAACTCACGCGAATTGAGCAACAACTAAATGAACGAAATTAATCATCAAGGCGGAAAGCTACTGGTTGTCGATGACGACCCCAGCCTACTACGTCTGATAAGCCTGCGATTACAATCAGCCGGATATGAAGTGCACGCTGTTGCCAGCGCCAAAGAAGCTTTGGCTGAGCTGGAAAGCTACCCGGCCCAGCTGGTTATTAGTGATGTACGCATGGACGGTATGGACGGCCTTGCTTTGTTTAATGCAATAAAGCAGTTGTACCCCAGCTTGCCGGTGATGTTACTTACCGCTCACGGTAATATTCCTGATGCTATTGCGGCCACTCAACAAGGTGTATTTGGCTATTTAACTAAACCTTTCGATAGCCAAGAGTTGCTGGCAAAAGTAGCTGATGCTTTACAGCTTCAGCCAAATATTGCGGAAGGCGAAAGCCAACAACCTCAGGCTAGCTGGCGCAGTGACATTATTAGTCGTAGCCCAATAATGGATGTGCTGATCAAGCAAATTCAACAAGTTGCCCCCAGTGATGTAAATATCATGATTCAGGGTGAAAGTGGCTCGGGTAAAGAGTTGTTGGCTAAGGCGATTCATCAGGCTAGCCAGCGTCACAAAGGCCCATTTGTTGCGGTGAACTGTGCAGCTATTCCCGAAGGTTTGTTTGAGTCTGAGTTATTTGGTCATGCCAAAGGCGCGTTTAGTGGTGCAGCCAATGCGCATCCCGGTTTATTTCAAGCTGCTAACGGTGGAACCTTATTTTTAGATGAAATCGCTGATACGCCCTTAAGTGTGCAAGTTAAATTGCTGCGTGCTTTGCAGGAGCGGGAAGTACGTCCAGTGGGTTCAACCAAGAATATTCCAGTTGATGTGCGAATTGTCTCGGCCACCCATCAAGATCTATATCAAGCAGTGCAGCAACAAGAGTTCAGGGAAGATCTTTATTATCGACTTAATGTGGTGGAGCTGGGCTTGCCGCCATTAGCCAAGCGCCGAGAAGATATTCCTTTATTGGTGCATCATTTCAGCCAGCAAATTGCCGATCGCCAAGGCAGTGCGCTAAAAACCTATTCTCCAGAAGCCATGTCTAGCTTGGTGTCGGCGCGTTGGCCAGGTAATGTTAGGCAGCTAATGAATGTGGTTGAGCAAACCAATGCCTTATCTACTGGGCCGTTGATTCCGGCGCAGCTGGTTCAACAAGCCTTGCGTGAAAAGGCCGAGTTGGTGAGTTTTTCTCAGGCTAGGGATGAGTTTGA
Coding sequences within it:
- a CDS encoding GGDEF domain-containing protein codes for the protein MSDKILKKATLNLKKAVPLMMKHQIPATPSNYALWYLYVDDQNPELNAAIDEIISEYDTVPTTSSQILYQNHIASQEELDVKSMRHSLEAMATELSQTMTDTGSDTNAFQSSIDKNFAKLNRIEEDGIPLEQVLGLVRNLIDDAASIRQSTDFFNSQLGKAQAEIENLKNQLKETEKEALYDALTGALNRRAFDADFKDLFDSSPEGLCIILADIDHFKAFNDNYGHVLGDQVLKIVAKRINEACRDGAKAYRIGGEEFAIICPKSNLRSARHLAESVRRAIEKLSLKDRRSNQRIDNITSSFGVAEYNVVSKSRAIVDAADTQLYEAKRLGRNRVMPIVS
- the asd gene encoding aspartate-semialdehyde dehydrogenase, coding for MKVGLVGWRGMVGSVLMQRMREESDFAHIAPVFFSTSQVGIAGPDVGTGETILQDAFDIDSLKTMDTIITCQGGDYTKDVYPKLRESGWDGYWIDAASALRMEDDAVIVLDPVNRDVIDQALSKGVKTYVGGNCTVSLLLMAIGGLFEKDLIEWVSPMTYQAASGAGARNMRELISQMGEIRDDVATELADPASAILDIDRKVAEKMRSDDFPTDQFGVPLAGSLIPWIDVPLASGQSKEEWKAQVEANKILGTSDQQTPIDGICVRIGAMRCHSQALTIKLKKDIPVAEIEEILAAHNDWVKVIPNDRELSAQELTPTKVTGTLSVPVGRIRKLTMGPEYISAFTVGDQLLWGAAEPLRRMLRILIGK
- a CDS encoding HAMP domain-containing sensor histidine kinase encodes the protein MINFRVLASIRRLSFWALATLGLPLLLSLLLASYYLQQVSMQGQQTAFLSAQVVSASKRLDESLLDLERSARQFRVLADENRLKLYQRQWQRVSKGLFELRTGTEDKELLQIVYELEQQLQSLSELMESPQALQRVALNIQFKRFASLSHRFDQRSQSLINELAMALQDTTQQAQQRLLFSMISLPFALAAAVLLVLVITRPLQQLRPQIARLKSGEFDQAIKVSGATEVMAIADALDDMRLRLLSLEQQKTAFIRHISHELKTPLAAIREGNELLYDNSAGPLNAQQQEITEILRDSSLRLQQLIEALLDFNLLLDTPGEQVHHPVDLKPLIEKVLASHRLSLSSRGLNPKIELGESCVMANQEQLRVIVDNLLSNAIKFSPQAGVIKLGSFATVNGVSLYIDDEGEGIEDELQQRIFQPFVQGKTAKDPRLKGSGLGLTIAKELVERQHASLRYQRLEQGSRFVVEGLQGSELDES
- a CDS encoding sigma 54-interacting transcriptional regulator, which produces MNEINHQGGKLLVVDDDPSLLRLISLRLQSAGYEVHAVASAKEALAELESYPAQLVISDVRMDGMDGLALFNAIKQLYPSLPVMLLTAHGNIPDAIAATQQGVFGYLTKPFDSQELLAKVADALQLQPNIAEGESQQPQASWRSDIISRSPIMDVLIKQIQQVAPSDVNIMIQGESGSGKELLAKAIHQASQRHKGPFVAVNCAAIPEGLFESELFGHAKGAFSGAANAHPGLFQAANGGTLFLDEIADTPLSVQVKLLRALQEREVRPVGSTKNIPVDVRIVSATHQDLYQAVQQQEFREDLYYRLNVVELGLPPLAKRREDIPLLVHHFSQQIADRQGSALKTYSPEAMSSLVSARWPGNVRQLMNVVEQTNALSTGPLIPAQLVQQALREKAELVSFSQARDEFERGYLARLLRLTQGNVSQAARLAMRNRTEFYKLLERHHLRPESFRA